From Strigops habroptila isolate Jane chromosome 1, bStrHab1.2.pri, whole genome shotgun sequence, a single genomic window includes:
- the GARS1 gene encoding glycine--tRNA ligase isoform X1, whose protein sequence is MPLPPRSILPALLRVLRRIASPPAAAAPLRSRHAPAATPMDGPQAEAVLAPLRQAVRHQGELVRKLKEEKAPQVDIDKAVAELKARKRVLEAKELALQPKDDIVDRVKMEDTLKRRFFYDQAFSIYGGVSGLYDFGPVGCALKNNIIQAWRQHFIQEEQILEIDCTMLTPEPVLKTSGHVEKFADFMVKDVKNGECFRADHLLKAHLQKLMSDKKCTAEKKAEMENVLTQLDNYGQQELADLFVNYNVKSPITGNDLSPPVSFNLMFKTSIGPGGNMPGYLRPETAQGIFLNFKRLLEFNQGKLPFAAAQIGNSFRNEISPRSGLIRVREFTMAEIEHFVDPSEKNHPKFQNVADLNILLYSSKAQVSGQSARLMRLGDAVQQGVINNSVLGYFIGRIYLFLTKVGVSPEKLRFRQHMENEMAHYACDCWDAESKTSYGWIEIVGCADRSCYDLSCHARATKVPLIAEKHLKEPRTVSVVQFEANKGAIGKAYKKDAKVVMEYLSICDECYITEMEQLLNDKGEFTVETEGKTFKLTKDMVTVKRFQKTLHVEEIVPNVIEPSFGIGRIMYTVFEHTFHIREGDEQRTFFSFPTVVAPFKCSVLPLSQNQEFMPFVKELSEALTRNGISHKVDDSSGSIGRRYARTDEIGVAFGITIDFDTVNRTPHTATLRDRDSMRQIRAEISELPAIIRDLANGYLTWADVEAKYPQFEGQETGKKDTIEE, encoded by the exons ATGCCGCTGCCGCCCCGTAGCATCCTGCCCGCCCTGCTGCGCGTCCTGCGCCGCATCGCCAGcccgcccgccgctgccgccccgCTTCGCTCCCGGCACGCCCCGGCCGCGACCCCCATGGACGGTCCGCAAGCCGAGGCGGTGCTCGCGCCGCTGCGGCAGGCGGTGCGGCACCAG GGAGAACTGGTACGGaagctgaaggaagagaaagctccCCAGGTGGATATAGACAAAGCTGTAGCAGAGCTCAAAGCTCGGAAAAGGGTCCTAGAAGCAAAG GAACTGGCCTTACAGCCCAAAGATGACATTGTGGACAGAGTTAAAATGGAAGACACTCTGAAAAGGAGGTTTTTCTATGATCAAGCCTTTTCTATTTATGGAG gtgTCAGTGGCTTGTACGACTTTGGGCCTGTTGGGTGTGCTTTGAAGAACAACATCATCCAAGCATGGAGACAGCACTTTATTCAGGAAGAGCAAATCCTGGAGATTGACTGTACCATGCTCACGCCAGAGCCGGTTCTGAA GACTTCTGGCCATGTAGAAAAGTTTGCCGACTTCATGgtgaaagatgtgaaaaatgggGAATGTTTTCGTGCTGATCATCTCttaaaag CTCACCTGCAAAAGCTTATGTCTGACAAGAAgtgcacagcagagaaaaaggcagaaatggaaaatgttctaACACAG TTGGACAATTATGGCCAGCAAGAACTTGCAGATCTCTTTGTGAACTACAACGTGAAATCACCTATCACTGGGAATGACCTGTCCCCTCCTGTTTCTTTCAATCTGATGTTCAAGACCTCCATTGGGCCTGGAGGAAACATGCCTGG CTATCTGAGGCCAGAAACTGCACAGGGAATATTCCTCAACTTCAAACGTCTTCTGGAGTTTAACCAAGGCAAActgccttttgctgctgctcagattGGAAACTccttcagaaatgaaatctcACCCCGCTCCGGCCTTATCAGAGTGAG GGAATTCACCATGGCAGAAATTGAGCACTTTGTGGATCCCAGTGAGAAGAATCACCCCAAGTTTCAGAATGTGGCAGATCTCAACATCCTTCTGTACTCTTCCAAGGCCCAGGTCAGCGGGCAGTCTGCCCGTTTAATGCGGCTGGGAGATGCTGTCCAACAG ggTGTGATCAATAACTCTGTTCTGGGTTACTTCATTGGCAGAATCTACCTCTTCCTTACAAAGGTCGGTGTATCCCCCGAGAAGCTGCGCTTCCGACAGCATATGGAGAATGAGATGGCTCATTATGCCTGTGACTGCTGGGATGCAGAGTCCAAAACGTCGTAT GGTTGGATTGAGATCGTTGGCTGTGCTGATCGTTCCTGCTATGACCTCTCCTGCCATGCCCGCGCCACCAAAGTTCCTCTTATAGCTGAGAAGCATCTCAAAGAACCT AGAACAGTCAGCGTTGTTCAGTTTGAGGCAAATAAGGGAGCCATTGGCAAAGCTTATAAGAAGGATGCAAAGGTGGTGATGGAATACCTTTCAATCTGTGATGAGTGTTACATCACTGAGATGGAGCAACTGCTCAACGACAAAGG ggAATTCACTGTTGAAACTGAAGGGAaaacttttaaattaacaaaGGACATGGTTACTGTGAAgagatttcagaaaacattacatG TGGAAGAAATCGTCCCAAATGTAATTGAACCCTCATTTGGTATTGGGAGGATCATGTACACAGTGTTTGAACATACCTTCCACATCCGGGAAGGAGACGAGCAGAGAACG TTCTTCAGCTTCCCAACTGTTGTAGCACCGTTCAAGTGCTCCGTTCTTCCTCTAAGCCAGAATCAGGAATTCATGCCTTTTGTCAAGGAATTAT CTGAAGCACTCACTAGGAATGGCATCTCTCACAAGGTGGATGATTCCTCTGGATCCATTGGCCGGCGCTATGCCAGGACTGATGAGATTGGCGTGGCCTTTGGGATCACGATTGACTTTGACACCGTTAACCGGACGCCTCACACTGCAACCCTGAGGGACCGTGACTCAATGCGCCAGATCCGAGCCGAG ATCTCTGAACTTCCTGCCATCATTCGTGACCTGGCCAACGGTTATCTGACTTGGGCTGATGTTGAGGCAAAGTATCCACAATTTGAGGGACAAGAGACTGGCAAAAAGGACACAATAgaggaataa
- the GARS1 gene encoding glycine--tRNA ligase isoform X2, with protein sequence MEDTLKRRFFYDQAFSIYGGVSGLYDFGPVGCALKNNIIQAWRQHFIQEEQILEIDCTMLTPEPVLKTSGHVEKFADFMVKDVKNGECFRADHLLKAHLQKLMSDKKCTAEKKAEMENVLTQLDNYGQQELADLFVNYNVKSPITGNDLSPPVSFNLMFKTSIGPGGNMPGYLRPETAQGIFLNFKRLLEFNQGKLPFAAAQIGNSFRNEISPRSGLIRVREFTMAEIEHFVDPSEKNHPKFQNVADLNILLYSSKAQVSGQSARLMRLGDAVQQGVINNSVLGYFIGRIYLFLTKVGVSPEKLRFRQHMENEMAHYACDCWDAESKTSYGWIEIVGCADRSCYDLSCHARATKVPLIAEKHLKEPRTVSVVQFEANKGAIGKAYKKDAKVVMEYLSICDECYITEMEQLLNDKGEFTVETEGKTFKLTKDMVTVKRFQKTLHVEEIVPNVIEPSFGIGRIMYTVFEHTFHIREGDEQRTFFSFPTVVAPFKCSVLPLSQNQEFMPFVKELSEALTRNGISHKVDDSSGSIGRRYARTDEIGVAFGITIDFDTVNRTPHTATLRDRDSMRQIRAEISELPAIIRDLANGYLTWADVEAKYPQFEGQETGKKDTIEE encoded by the exons ATGGAAGACACTCTGAAAAGGAGGTTTTTCTATGATCAAGCCTTTTCTATTTATGGAG gtgTCAGTGGCTTGTACGACTTTGGGCCTGTTGGGTGTGCTTTGAAGAACAACATCATCCAAGCATGGAGACAGCACTTTATTCAGGAAGAGCAAATCCTGGAGATTGACTGTACCATGCTCACGCCAGAGCCGGTTCTGAA GACTTCTGGCCATGTAGAAAAGTTTGCCGACTTCATGgtgaaagatgtgaaaaatgggGAATGTTTTCGTGCTGATCATCTCttaaaag CTCACCTGCAAAAGCTTATGTCTGACAAGAAgtgcacagcagagaaaaaggcagaaatggaaaatgttctaACACAG TTGGACAATTATGGCCAGCAAGAACTTGCAGATCTCTTTGTGAACTACAACGTGAAATCACCTATCACTGGGAATGACCTGTCCCCTCCTGTTTCTTTCAATCTGATGTTCAAGACCTCCATTGGGCCTGGAGGAAACATGCCTGG CTATCTGAGGCCAGAAACTGCACAGGGAATATTCCTCAACTTCAAACGTCTTCTGGAGTTTAACCAAGGCAAActgccttttgctgctgctcagattGGAAACTccttcagaaatgaaatctcACCCCGCTCCGGCCTTATCAGAGTGAG GGAATTCACCATGGCAGAAATTGAGCACTTTGTGGATCCCAGTGAGAAGAATCACCCCAAGTTTCAGAATGTGGCAGATCTCAACATCCTTCTGTACTCTTCCAAGGCCCAGGTCAGCGGGCAGTCTGCCCGTTTAATGCGGCTGGGAGATGCTGTCCAACAG ggTGTGATCAATAACTCTGTTCTGGGTTACTTCATTGGCAGAATCTACCTCTTCCTTACAAAGGTCGGTGTATCCCCCGAGAAGCTGCGCTTCCGACAGCATATGGAGAATGAGATGGCTCATTATGCCTGTGACTGCTGGGATGCAGAGTCCAAAACGTCGTAT GGTTGGATTGAGATCGTTGGCTGTGCTGATCGTTCCTGCTATGACCTCTCCTGCCATGCCCGCGCCACCAAAGTTCCTCTTATAGCTGAGAAGCATCTCAAAGAACCT AGAACAGTCAGCGTTGTTCAGTTTGAGGCAAATAAGGGAGCCATTGGCAAAGCTTATAAGAAGGATGCAAAGGTGGTGATGGAATACCTTTCAATCTGTGATGAGTGTTACATCACTGAGATGGAGCAACTGCTCAACGACAAAGG ggAATTCACTGTTGAAACTGAAGGGAaaacttttaaattaacaaaGGACATGGTTACTGTGAAgagatttcagaaaacattacatG TGGAAGAAATCGTCCCAAATGTAATTGAACCCTCATTTGGTATTGGGAGGATCATGTACACAGTGTTTGAACATACCTTCCACATCCGGGAAGGAGACGAGCAGAGAACG TTCTTCAGCTTCCCAACTGTTGTAGCACCGTTCAAGTGCTCCGTTCTTCCTCTAAGCCAGAATCAGGAATTCATGCCTTTTGTCAAGGAATTAT CTGAAGCACTCACTAGGAATGGCATCTCTCACAAGGTGGATGATTCCTCTGGATCCATTGGCCGGCGCTATGCCAGGACTGATGAGATTGGCGTGGCCTTTGGGATCACGATTGACTTTGACACCGTTAACCGGACGCCTCACACTGCAACCCTGAGGGACCGTGACTCAATGCGCCAGATCCGAGCCGAG ATCTCTGAACTTCCTGCCATCATTCGTGACCTGGCCAACGGTTATCTGACTTGGGCTGATGTTGAGGCAAAGTATCCACAATTTGAGGGACAAGAGACTGGCAAAAAGGACACAATAgaggaataa